The sequence below is a genomic window from Nitrospirota bacterium.
GAAGGCTCTGGGAGGTGGCGGACAAATTGCAGAAGGGCAGGAAGACCTCCGTCCGCCCTCCGGCCCGCGGTTCATGCGGCGGACCTGCGGCGCGGCCCGCGGGAGGACTGTCGGAGGGGAGAGGGTGTTACTCTACCGGCAGGCCGTGCCTGACCTGCTCTTCGCGGAAGTACTTCTGGTAGAGGGTCTCCCACTCGGGGCTTCCCTCCGGGACGTGGCGGGAGAGGGAGGCTATCTTCCTCCGGACGGCGGCGTCCATCTCCTCGCCGATGTGCATCTGCATCTGGATGGCCCGCTTGATGGCCCGCCTGACCACGCTCTCGTCCTCGGTGATGTCGACGATGTCCTTTTCGAGGAGCTCCTGGAGGATGACGTGGCTCATGTGGGTGACCTTCTCGTCCGAGAGCATCATATGATGACCCCTTTCTCCTTGACGAGCTGCCTCTTGGTCAGGTCGAACATCTTGCGGTAATCGGCCCGGCCGCTGGCGAACTCCGCCTCGTACTTCTTCAGTATCTCCCTGACCTCGTCGTTGATGCGGTCCTCCACGGAAAGCTCCTCGAAGATTATCCGTTCCAGCTCCTCCTGGAGCTTCTGGCGGGAGATGTCGGGCACGATGAGCTCCTCGCTGA
It includes:
- a CDS encoding DUF507 family protein; the protein is MMLSDEKVTHMSHVILQELLEKDIVDITEDESVVRRAIKRAIQMQMHIGEEMDAAVRRKIASLSRHVPEGSPEWETLYQKYFREEQVRHGLPVE
- a CDS encoding DUF507 family protein; this encodes MRIPRTWIKPMARRIAETLLSEELIVPDISRQKLQEELERIIFEELSVEDRINDEVREILKKYEAEFASGRADYRKMFDLTKRQLVKEKGVII